In the Harmonia axyridis chromosome 3, icHarAxyr1.1, whole genome shotgun sequence genome, one interval contains:
- the LOC123676280 gene encoding uncharacterized protein LOC123676280 isoform X2, protein MAKRVIFLETDCHKLIDIINHFKHVIECKKTDSATWKDKIAAWIHIAEVYNASTTDPRTWEQLRCKYDNLKKDVRRHRAKLKQNLLQAGGDKIILRKSTEQLYDKVYKIISMSVDDLPSCKSDSDEVEFRTIDKGYEKLLVLADSKEERFSSAKNCHFDSVNDTFYPVVVDPTALTEEVTCTSEETTEPSSTPASVSSNKKNCRNHTLKIPRRKDLRSNKSKEKKELHEIKKKLLLEELRRNMETHKMKMKMEKELHALRIKESISKEISKLEKKKKELNKMILENRDIMEECEDEATTVPEEQQTPQRNSMPTNMLKRIDIPEILHANRQMKEGFEHLKDSKNDEYEMFGKLIASKLRTIKNLNTRDILMNDMHYMVLRACMTDRMMLPHHNQIHQSPLCSIFHSPLNRINQPCHPTLSGPPQNQMNEVSPDSMSSQSLQNHVYLSHTDSTRSVTPTPSPTDYKPSIDIDITDSCLVSNFPFKEDNE, encoded by the exons ATGGCCAAACGAGTTATATTCTTAGAAACAGATTGCCACAAGTTAATAGATATTATAAACCATTTCAAACATGTGATAGAGTGCAAAAAAACAGATAGCGCAACATGGAAAGATAAG ATCGCCGCTTGGATTCATATTGCAGAAGTTTATAACGCATCAACTACTGATCCTCGAACATGGGAACAATTAAGATGTAAATACGATAATTTGAAGAAAGATGTTCGTAGACATAGAGCCAAGTTAAAACAGAACCTGTTACAGGCAGGTGGTGATAAAATTATATTGAGAAAATCGACTGAACAACTTTACGACAAAGTATACAAAATCATTTCAATGTCAGTGGATGATTTACCATCATGTAAGAGTGACAGCGATGAAGTTGAATTCAGGACTATTGATAAAGGTTATGAGAAACTTTTAGTACTTGCAGATTCAAAAGAAGAGCGTTTCTCTTCAGCAAAAAATTGCCATTTCGATTCAG tcAACGATACCTTTTACCCTGTTGTTGTGGATCCTACTGCACTAACTGAAGAAGTTACCTGCACCTCAGAAGAAACTACAGAACCATCCTCAACACCTGCAAGTGTATCAAGTAATAAAAAAA ATTGCAGAAACCACACTCTCAAGATACCCAGAAGAAAGGATCTCCGAAGCAATAAAAGTAAAGAGAAGAAAGAACTtcacgaaataaaaaaaaaacttctgctAGAGGAACTTCGTAGGAATATGGAAACCCAtaaaatgaagatgaaaatggaaaaagagCTGCATGCATTGAGAATCAAGGAATCAATTAGCAAAGAGATTAGTAAAttggagaagaagaagaaggaattgaacaaaatgattttagag aacAGAGATATAATGGAAGAGTGTGAAGATGAAGCGACTACAGTTCCTGAAGAGCAACAaacacctcaacgaaattctaTGCCAACAAATATGCTAAAAAGAATTGATATACCTGAAATTTTACATGCGAATAGGCAAATGAAAGAGGGGTTTGAGCATTTGAAAGATAGTAAAAACGATGAATATGAAATGTTTGGAAAATTAATTGCTAGCAAATTGAGGACAATCAAAAACCTAAATACAAGAGATATTCTAATGAATGATATGCATTACATGGTACTCCGAGCATGTATGACAGATAGAATGATGCTACCTCATCATAATCAAATACATCAATCTCCTTTatgttcaatatttcattcgCCACTAAATCGAATTAACCAACCATGTCATCCAACGTTATCTGGTCCACCACAAAACCAAATGAATGAGGTTTCACCGGATTCAATGTCATCTCAGTCATTGCAGAATCATGTCTACCTATCTCATACCGATTCAACGCGATCAGTTACCCCAACACCAAGCCCAACAGACTACAAACCATCCATAGATATCGATATCACAGATTCATGTCTAGTATCAAACTTCCCTTTCAAAGAAGATAACGAATAG
- the LOC123676280 gene encoding uncharacterized protein LOC123676280 isoform X1, with the protein MAKRVIFLETDCHKLIDIINHFKHVIECKKTDSATWKDKIAAWIHIAEVYNASTTDPRTWEQLRCKYDNLKKDVRRHRAKLKQNLLQAGGDKIILRKSTEQLYDKVYKIISMSVDDLPSCKSDSDEVEFRTIDKGYEKLLVLADSKEERFSSAKNCHFDSVNDTFYPVVVDPTALTEEVTCTSEETTEPSSTPASVSSNKKIKDCRNHTLKIPRRKDLRSNKSKEKKELHEIKKKLLLEELRRNMETHKMKMKMEKELHALRIKESISKEISKLEKKKKELNKMILENRDIMEECEDEATTVPEEQQTPQRNSMPTNMLKRIDIPEILHANRQMKEGFEHLKDSKNDEYEMFGKLIASKLRTIKNLNTRDILMNDMHYMVLRACMTDRMMLPHHNQIHQSPLCSIFHSPLNRINQPCHPTLSGPPQNQMNEVSPDSMSSQSLQNHVYLSHTDSTRSVTPTPSPTDYKPSIDIDITDSCLVSNFPFKEDNE; encoded by the exons ATGGCCAAACGAGTTATATTCTTAGAAACAGATTGCCACAAGTTAATAGATATTATAAACCATTTCAAACATGTGATAGAGTGCAAAAAAACAGATAGCGCAACATGGAAAGATAAG ATCGCCGCTTGGATTCATATTGCAGAAGTTTATAACGCATCAACTACTGATCCTCGAACATGGGAACAATTAAGATGTAAATACGATAATTTGAAGAAAGATGTTCGTAGACATAGAGCCAAGTTAAAACAGAACCTGTTACAGGCAGGTGGTGATAAAATTATATTGAGAAAATCGACTGAACAACTTTACGACAAAGTATACAAAATCATTTCAATGTCAGTGGATGATTTACCATCATGTAAGAGTGACAGCGATGAAGTTGAATTCAGGACTATTGATAAAGGTTATGAGAAACTTTTAGTACTTGCAGATTCAAAAGAAGAGCGTTTCTCTTCAGCAAAAAATTGCCATTTCGATTCAG tcAACGATACCTTTTACCCTGTTGTTGTGGATCCTACTGCACTAACTGAAGAAGTTACCTGCACCTCAGAAGAAACTACAGAACCATCCTCAACACCTGCAAGTGTATCAAGTAATAAAAAAA tTAAAGATTGCAGAAACCACACTCTCAAGATACCCAGAAGAAAGGATCTCCGAAGCAATAAAAGTAAAGAGAAGAAAGAACTtcacgaaataaaaaaaaaacttctgctAGAGGAACTTCGTAGGAATATGGAAACCCAtaaaatgaagatgaaaatggaaaaagagCTGCATGCATTGAGAATCAAGGAATCAATTAGCAAAGAGATTAGTAAAttggagaagaagaagaaggaattgaacaaaatgattttagag aacAGAGATATAATGGAAGAGTGTGAAGATGAAGCGACTACAGTTCCTGAAGAGCAACAaacacctcaacgaaattctaTGCCAACAAATATGCTAAAAAGAATTGATATACCTGAAATTTTACATGCGAATAGGCAAATGAAAGAGGGGTTTGAGCATTTGAAAGATAGTAAAAACGATGAATATGAAATGTTTGGAAAATTAATTGCTAGCAAATTGAGGACAATCAAAAACCTAAATACAAGAGATATTCTAATGAATGATATGCATTACATGGTACTCCGAGCATGTATGACAGATAGAATGATGCTACCTCATCATAATCAAATACATCAATCTCCTTTatgttcaatatttcattcgCCACTAAATCGAATTAACCAACCATGTCATCCAACGTTATCTGGTCCACCACAAAACCAAATGAATGAGGTTTCACCGGATTCAATGTCATCTCAGTCATTGCAGAATCATGTCTACCTATCTCATACCGATTCAACGCGATCAGTTACCCCAACACCAAGCCCAACAGACTACAAACCATCCATAGATATCGATATCACAGATTCATGTCTAGTATCAAACTTCCCTTTCAAAGAAGATAACGAATAG
- the LOC123676278 gene encoding uncharacterized protein LOC123676278: MFIAKINVWMLIFLCIGKVRSTETEAKEDLVQSESKDGTLEIIKQIKKVNNDGSYTVGYEADDGSFKIESRDVLGNIKGTYGYIDDTGKIKRVSYSSTNSTDIVHHVEGDSVVQRIPKHNRTFVSSTTNRPYHSTTTASSIQNLVKKKHNIVSSTTNRPTFDDSVSKSTTRTHLVYATTPRSRFLLKSSDDSQHTKQEGQLARPEELDRPTEIPLFRRLAANHPATEIKPVTEEPELKSNILRRQLPRENDYDPHQHIHNLQQSIGSDSPDVYSASMTTGTPRPLFTTTYRPIRLSSTTSPIRRATVRYPKNLQASAQHKEETTTSTEQEESNEQPAVSEPTPTTVPVVQIPANRAQPETLVALRHPYQRNTVLVPLSHIQRRLVPFASPRDINDNIQGYVPQLEQYTGEPTSNPVYSQEAPRHEYARRLSPLRPMPVQIDENGYVREYPQQSLQQKFVAVPIPVSQRYLQEVPSNSIENIQPPVSIRDFQIILQQLELRQKRLERLHELTDPRRISEYQQKRNFEPNQYYRRFAPNTNQVVQFVPNQDAQGRRHYDTLRNRELPYQDSQNQYEDEQFAQSYVPTKRVARLLKNTGEPSDDEEYLPADIREMLLLKMLQLAVNPALPPDSEESGSTNSPVNYFKKDPSRNVEILGEEQEQSRRPSRVKRFKEADDLEYTE, from the exons ATGTTCATTGCTAAG ATTAACGTTTGGATGCTGATATTTCTTTGTATCGGAAAAGTGAGAAGTACAGAAACCGAGGCAAAAGAAGATCTAGTCCAATCGGAATCGAAAGATGGAACATTGGAAATCATCAAGCAAATCAAGAAAGTGAACAACGATGGTTCTTACACCGTGGGATATGAAGCTGACGATGGTTCTTTCAAAATAGAAAGTAGGGATGTATTGGGCAATATAAAAGGCACGTATGGTTACATAGATGATACAGGAAAAATCAAAAGAGTTTCATACAGTTCCACAAATTCTACAGATATCGTGCATCACGTTGAAGGAGATTCTGTTGTCCAAAGAATTCCAAAGCACAATAGAACGTTTGTTTCTTCTACAACGAATCGACCCTACCATTCAACAACTACTGCTTCAAGTATACAGAATCTTGTAAAGAAAAAACACAATATAGTCAGCTCTACAACCAACAGACCTACGTTTGATGATTCGGTCAGTAAAAGTACAACACGAACCCATTTGGTATACGCTACAACTCCACGTAgtagatttttgttgaaatctTCTGATGATTCCCAACACACTAAACAGGAAGGTCAGTTGGCTCGTCCTGAAGAATTGGACAGACCAACAGAAATTCCACTGTTTCGACGACTAGCTGCGAATCATCCTGCAACTGAAATTAAACCTGTGACTGAAGAACCTGAACTGAAAAGCAATATACTCCGTCGACAATTACCAAGAGAAAATGACTACGATCCGCATCAACATATTCACAACCTTCAACAATCGATTGGTAGTGATTCTCCTGACGTTTATAGTGCCTCAATGACTACAGGAACTCCTAGACCTCTTTTTACAACAACTTATCGTCCAATCAGACTTTCAAGTACTACCTCACCTATCAGAAGAGCTACGGTTAGATATCCGAAGAATTTGCAAGCATCTGCCCAGCATAAGGAAGAAACTACAACTTCCACTGAACAGGAAGAGTCCAATGAGCAGCCTGCTGTATCTGAACCTACACCTACAACTGTGCCTGTTGTACAAATACCTGCAAATAGAGCACAACCAGAAACTTTAGTAGCTTTAAGACATCCATATCAAAGAAATACGGTATTAGTTCCTCTGAGTCATATTCAAAGGAGACTAGTTCCATTTGCGTCTCCTAGAGACATCAATGACAATATTCAGGGATATGTACCTCAACTAGAGCAGTACACAGGAGAACCCACATCAAATCCTGTTTATAGTCAAGAAGCACCTAGACATGAATATGCAAGGCGTTTGTCTCCTCTAAGACCGATGCCAGTTCAAATAGACGAAAATGGTTACGTAAGGGAGTACCCACAGCAATCCCTGCAGCAAAAATTTGTAGCCGTACCAATTCCTGTTTCTCAGAGATATCTGCAAGAGGTTCCGTCCAAtagtatcgaaaatattcaacCTCCAGTTAGCATCAGAGATTTTCAGATAATACTCCAGCAATTAGAACTCAGACAAAAACGGCTAGAACGTCTTCACGAACTCACCGATCCCAGAAGAATCAGCGAATATCAGCAAAAGAGGAATTTTGAACCGAACCAGTACTATCGTCGTTTTGCGCCAAATACCAATCAGGTTGTACAATTCGTTCCTAATCAAGATGCACAGGGTAGAAGACATTATGACACACTTCGTAACCGCGAACTTCCATATCAAGATTCTCAAAATCAGTATGAAGATGAACAATTCGCACAATCATATGTACCAACAAAAAGGGTTGCAAGACTGTTGAAGAACACGGGTGAGCCGTCGGATGATGAGGAGTATTTACCAGCTGATATAAGGGAAATGCTCTTGTTGAAAATGCTGCAACTGGCAGTCAATCCAGCATTACCTCCAGATAGTGAAGAGTCTGGTAGCACGAATAGTCCTGTAAATTATTTTAAGAAAGATCCATCtagaaatgttgaaatattggGTGAAGAGCAGGAACAATCAAGAAGACCATCAAGAGTGAAGAGATTCAAAGAAGCAGACGATTTAGAATATACCGAATGA